The Deltaproteobacteria bacterium genome includes the window GCCATGCGGTCCTCGAGGGTGTCCATCGCCCCCCGCGGCGGATCGGCGGTGCGCGTCATCCGCCACGCCAGGATCAGGCCGGGGATTCCCGCCACCAGGAACGCCGCGCGCCAGCCCCACGCCTGCGCCGCGACTCCCCCGACGGCGTACCCCAGGGCGCTCCCCACGGGGATCGCGAGGTAGAACCACGTGAAGGAGCGTGCCCGCTCCCGCTCCGGGTAACAGTCGGACAGGATCGCCGGGCCCAGGGAGGCGTACGCCGCCTCCCCCACGCCGACCAGCGCGCGCGTGGCGAGGATCCCCGCGAACCCTCCCGCGAACGCCGCGGCGGCGGTGGCGAGACTCCACAGCGCGATGCCGGCCGCCACCAGGCGCGGCCGGTGGAACCGGTCCGCCAGAGCGCCGAAGACGGGCGCGGCGACCATGTACGCGTAGATGAAGACCGGCTGGACCCAGCCGAGCTGGGCGTCGGACAGCGAGAGCTCCCGGCCCATCGGCTCCAGGACGGCGGCGACGACGTACCGGTCCATGTAGTTGAGGAGATTGATGCCGGTCAGGAAGGCCAGCAGGTTCACGGCGGCGCTCATCGGGGAATCAGGGTATCACAACGGTGCGGGCACGCCTTGCCGGCACCCCCTCGCGCGTGTAAGAGTGAAACGGATGCGCCGGGACGTCATCGCCGAACAGAAGCGGCTCGGGCGGAAAACGGTCGTCGCGCTTCCCGTCCACTATCCCGCGGAGCTGTTCACCGCGATGGACGTGCACGTCGTGGAGCTTTGGGGGCCGCCCGGTCCGCCGCGGGGACCCGACGCCGGGCGGATCCAGCCGTACGTCTGCGCCGTGGTGCGCAACGCCATGGCCTTCCTCGCCGACGGGGGCGCCCGCGAGGCCGACGCCCTCCTGTTTCCCCACACCTGCGATTCCATCCAGGGGATGGCCACCCTCGCACCCGACTTCGGCGGGTGGGGAAAGCCGGTCCTCCGCTACTTCCACCCCAAGGGGGAGGACCGCCCGGCGGCCCGGGCGCTGGTCCGGGCGGAGCTCGCATCCCTGTCCGCGGCGCTGGAACTGCTGACCGGGAGGACGTTGGAATCGAATCGGCTCGCGCAGGCGGTCGCTCTCCACGCGGAGATCCACCGGGTCCGGGGCGCCCTCCTGTCCCGCCGGACGTGCCTCGACCTCACGGATCCCGAGCTGTACCGGCTGCTCCGCCGCGGGGAGTACCTCTGGCCGGAGGACCACCTGTCGGAACTCATGGAAGCGGCGAAGCGTCTCGGCGGGGAACCTGTCCGGAACGGCGTGCCGCTGATGGTCACGGGATACGTCCCGGAGCCGATGACGCTGCTCGATCTCCTGGCATCCGCCGGCGCGTTCCTTGCCGCGGACGACTACGCGGCGGTGGGACGGCGCGTCCCCCTGCGCGCCCCCGACGACGGGGACGACCCGCTCGCGATCCTCGCCGAGCGGCCGTTCGCCCTTCCCCCCTGCCCGACCCGGGGAAGCGGCCGGGAGCGGAGGATGGACCACCTCGAATCGCTCTACCGGAGAGCCGGAGCCGCCGGGATCGTGATCCACGTTCCGAAGTTCTGCGAGCCCGAGGCGTTCGACGTCCCGGCGATCCGGACCCGCTTCGCGAAGATCGGCGCGCCGCATCTCTTCCTGGAAGGGGAGCTCGAGAGCCGGCTCTCCGGCCAGGCGGCGACGCGCCTCGAGGCGTTCGTGGAAACGGTCCGCGCGGGGCGGGCGTCCTCATGATCCTCCGCCGGCTGCGATACGAGGCGGTCTCCCGGGCGATCGGCCCCCTGCTGATGGCGGCGGACCGGATGCGCAAGTCGCTGTCCGGCTCCCGCGGGGGGCGAAGCGCGGGCCCCTTCGGCCCGCCCCTCGAATCGACCCGGAAACTCAGGGAGCTCTTGAGCCTCCACTACCTCGCCGGCCGGTTCGCCGACGGCGCCGTCCCGGTCGCCTGGGTCACCAGCGGCTTCCCCGTGGAGGCTCTCCGCGCGCTCGGATACCACACGGTCTACCCGGAAAACCACGGCGCGATCTGCTCCGTCCGGCGCCTGGTGCCGGAGCTGTCCGATGCGATCGAGGGGGAAGGGTACTCCCGCGACCTGTGCGGGTACGCCCGGGCCGACCTCGGGTCCGTCGCGACGGGGAAGAGTCCCGTCGGCCGCCTCCCGAAGCCGGACCTGCTCTGCTGCTGCACCAACATCTGCCAGACCGTTCTCTACTGG containing:
- a CDS encoding 2-hydroxyacyl-CoA dehydratase, encoding MKRMRRDVIAEQKRLGRKTVVALPVHYPAELFTAMDVHVVELWGPPGPPRGPDAGRIQPYVCAVVRNAMAFLADGGAREADALLFPHTCDSIQGMATLAPDFGGWGKPVLRYFHPKGEDRPAARALVRAELASLSAALELLTGRTLESNRLAQAVALHAEIHRVRGALLSRRTCLDLTDPELYRLLRRGEYLWPEDHLSELMEAAKRLGGEPVRNGVPLMVTGYVPEPMTLLDLLASAGAFLAADDYAAVGRRVPLRAPDDGDDPLAILAERPFALPPCPTRGSGRERRMDHLESLYRRAGAAGIVIHVPKFCEPEAFDVPAIRTRFAKIGAPHLFLEGELESRLSGQAATRLEAFVETVRAGRASS